One region of Ornithorhynchus anatinus isolate Pmale09 chromosome X5, mOrnAna1.pri.v4, whole genome shotgun sequence genomic DNA includes:
- the MLANA gene encoding melanoma antigen recognized by T-cells 1, giving the protein MPAGNSYFSDGYLKRKKGYSYITPEEAAGLGILVVILGLLLLIGCWYYRRRNGYKILKYKSLQAGTGSALMGRYHSEEGAPLDCKMPFPENGSHSSVVPDAPPAYEKVISERAPPAYSP; this is encoded by the exons ATGCCAGCCGGAAATTCCTACTTCTCAGATGGCTACCTCAAGAGAAAGAAGGGATATTCCTATATTACGCCCGAAGA GGCTGCGGGACTTGGCATCCTGGTGGTCATTCTGGGGCTTCTCCTCTTGATCGGCTGCTGGTATTACAGAAGGCGCAACGGCTACAAGATCCTGAAG TACAAAAGCCTTCAAGCTGGCACCGGGAGTGCTCTGATGGGAAGATATCACAGTGAGGAAGGTGCTCCCTTGGACTGCAAAATGCCCTTTCCAGAAAATGGCAGCCATAGCTCCGTG GTGCCTGACGCACCGCCGGCCTATGAGAAGGTCATCTCTGAGCGAGCTCCACCAGCCTATTCGCCTTGA